One Paenisporosarcina sp. FSL H8-0542 genomic region harbors:
- a CDS encoding flavodoxin family protein, producing MSIAVIYGSTRQNGNTEYLTKFAIDGLEVEQIYLRDYKIEPIDDRRHSESGFSDVNDDYNGLVERMMKHETFIFATPIYWYSMTGTMKNFIDRWSHTMRDEKFPGFKDQLGTKKAYVIAVGGDTPHVKGLPLIQQFNYIFQFMGMSFEGYVLGKASRPGDISEDFRAISAATELNRKLKK from the coding sequence ATGAGCATTGCTGTGATATACGGTAGTACCCGACAGAATGGAAATACAGAGTATTTAACCAAGTTTGCAATCGACGGACTTGAAGTTGAACAAATTTATTTGCGTGATTATAAAATTGAACCAATTGACGACCGCCGCCATTCTGAAAGTGGCTTTTCGGATGTGAATGATGATTACAACGGGTTAGTGGAGCGGATGATGAAACATGAGACCTTCATATTTGCGACACCGATTTATTGGTACAGTATGACTGGGACCATGAAAAACTTTATTGATAGATGGTCTCATACTATGCGGGATGAGAAGTTCCCTGGATTCAAAGACCAGTTAGGAACGAAAAAAGCTTATGTCATTGCTGTAGGTGGCGACACCCCTCATGTAAAAGGCCTTCCTCTAATTCAACAATTCAATTATATATTTCAGTTTATGGGAATGTCTTTCGAAGGGTATGTTCTCGGAAAAGCAAGTCGTCCCGGTGATATTTCAGAAGATTTTCGTGCAATCTCCGCGGCCACAGAGCTCAATCGGAAATTAAAAAAATAA
- a CDS encoding ASCH domain-containing protein yields the protein MTNPEQTNLPPKTCSIERLITMESDIEKVLQGVKTATRRNGRYADIGEIMELNGQSFIINNVYIQALGDLNEEHARQEGFQSVEDYKQSILSYHPGMPWLPTMTVWVHEFSPVKA from the coding sequence ATGACAAATCCTGAGCAAACGAATTTACCACCTAAAACATGTTCAATCGAACGTCTAATTACGATGGAATCTGATATTGAAAAAGTACTGCAAGGTGTAAAAACTGCAACACGTCGTAACGGTCGTTATGCCGATATTGGTGAGATTATGGAATTAAACGGTCAGTCCTTCATCATCAACAATGTGTACATCCAAGCACTTGGTGACTTAAACGAAGAACACGCACGTCAAGAAGGTTTTCAATCGGTCGAAGACTACAAACAATCGATTTTGTCATACCACCCTGGCATGCCTTGGTTACCTACAATGACTGTATGGGTTCATGAATTTTCCCCGGTAAAAGCTTAA
- a CDS encoding DUF2269 family protein codes for MNDFSIYIVFIHVLSAVLSVGPLFVLFVVLRKMQESDRQLDQSHISIFRSVVRLIKHAGHVLVGSGVLLIIIGPWSWYTSWIVMTIALMVVSIFFLARAFSSILKRFDDVEADRFSLISKLRKATWIYIILLVLMLALMVIKPTLW; via the coding sequence ATGAATGATTTTTCCATTTACATCGTCTTCATCCATGTTTTAAGTGCAGTTTTGTCAGTAGGTCCCTTGTTTGTGTTGTTTGTTGTTCTACGGAAAATGCAAGAAAGTGATCGCCAGCTTGATCAATCACACATCTCCATTTTTCGTTCAGTTGTTCGACTCATAAAGCATGCCGGGCATGTCCTCGTCGGCTCCGGAGTTTTACTCATTATCATTGGACCTTGGTCATGGTATACGTCATGGATTGTAATGACTATTGCACTTATGGTGGTTTCCATTTTCTTTCTTGCCCGTGCATTTTCAAGCATTCTCAAGAGATTTGATGACGTTGAAGCTGATCGTTTTTCTTTAATTTCCAAACTTCGGAAAGCAACATGGATTTATATTATATTATTGGTACTTATGCTTGCTTTAATGGTTATAAAGCCAACATTGTGGTGA
- a CDS encoding Glu/Leu/Phe/Val dehydrogenase, with amino-acid sequence MEEQTRTIVQQSLNALLENESFLPELKGDMRKTAFTSLSAILSTPNQIHKSFLRIPLEAGEVIRIPSYRVHHNDALGPYKGGIRFHESVNEEEVVNLAFLMTLKNSLHNVPFGGGKGGIIIDPKAFSEQELQRICIKYVRYFNNVLGPDKDIPAPDVGSGEREMDWMMAEYKKINPGQPYLGSFTGKSVINGGSLGRREATGKGVYFTFRYLLNDYVKTNQETLTTSSNPFAKTAVEYVDRPLRVAVQGFGNVGSVSALEAFGCEHIQNQIVAVSDRNVTLFNADGLDIPALVNFSANNHGDLPKTPEQLKEINVSAEIQSREDILTMNVDVLFLAALENQLTDQNMTEIKARIIVEGANAPTTKEADDYLSAKGVVIIPDILANAGGVIVSYLEWLQGRETQFYTEEQVHSQLLEKMKNTLDIILPQYFGDPFPLRQNCYIHSVTRLSTVLYKQGKLY; translated from the coding sequence ATGGAAGAACAAACAAGAACGATTGTTCAGCAATCATTGAATGCATTATTGGAAAATGAATCATTTCTGCCTGAATTAAAAGGAGACATGCGCAAAACGGCGTTCACTTCTCTCAGCGCAATCCTTTCAACACCGAACCAGATACATAAATCATTTTTACGTATTCCCCTGGAAGCAGGGGAAGTAATCCGCATTCCTTCCTATCGTGTCCATCATAACGATGCACTGGGACCATATAAGGGTGGGATTCGTTTTCATGAGTCCGTCAATGAAGAGGAAGTCGTGAATCTAGCTTTTTTAATGACATTAAAAAACTCCCTACATAATGTTCCTTTTGGAGGAGGAAAAGGCGGAATCATTATTGATCCCAAAGCATTTTCTGAACAGGAATTGCAACGCATTTGCATTAAGTATGTACGCTATTTCAATAACGTCTTAGGTCCAGACAAAGACATTCCGGCACCGGATGTAGGCTCAGGCGAACGTGAAATGGACTGGATGATGGCTGAATACAAAAAAATCAATCCTGGTCAACCTTACCTCGGCAGTTTCACAGGGAAAAGTGTAATCAACGGAGGGTCTTTAGGTCGACGTGAAGCAACCGGTAAAGGCGTCTACTTCACTTTCCGTTACTTACTGAATGACTACGTAAAAACAAACCAAGAAACATTAACTACATCTTCAAATCCCTTTGCCAAGACAGCTGTGGAGTATGTGGATCGACCTTTAAGGGTAGCTGTTCAAGGATTCGGAAACGTAGGATCGGTATCCGCATTGGAAGCCTTCGGATGTGAGCATATCCAGAACCAAATCGTTGCGGTAAGCGATCGGAATGTAACTCTATTCAATGCAGATGGGCTGGATATACCTGCACTCGTGAACTTTTCCGCAAACAATCACGGGGATTTACCAAAAACTCCAGAACAGTTGAAAGAAATAAATGTAAGTGCTGAAATTCAATCACGCGAAGATATTTTAACCATGAACGTTGATGTGTTGTTCCTGGCAGCTTTGGAAAATCAGTTGACAGATCAAAATATGACAGAAATTAAAGCCCGTATTATTGTCGAAGGCGCAAACGCTCCCACCACTAAAGAAGCAGATGATTATTTAAGCGCAAAAGGAGTCGTTATCATTCCTGACATTTTAGCAAATGCAGGTGGTGTAATTGTTTCTTACCTGGAATGGCTTCAAGGTCGCGAAACCCAGTTCTATACAGAAGAGCAAGTCCACTCACAGTTACTCGAAAAAATGAAGAACACGTTGGATATTATTCTTCCGCAATATTTTGGCGATCCCTTCCCTCTTCGTCAAAATTGTTATATTCACTCGGTAACGCGATTATCGACTGTCTTATACAAACAAGGGAAACTATATTAA